The Pseudomonas multiresinivorans DNA window GCGAATCCGGCTCGGGCAAGTCGATGCTGGCCAATGCCATCCTGCGCCTGCTGCCGGCATACCTGAAGCCGGTGGCGGGTAGCATTCGCTTTCGCGGCGAGGACCTTGCCCGGCGTAGTGACGAGGGCATGCGCGAGCTGCGCGGCAAGGACATTGCCATGGTCTTCCAGGAGCCCATGAGCGCGCTCAACCCGCTGCTGAGCATCGGCCGGCAGATCGACGAGAGCCTGCGTGCCCACGGTGTCGCACCAGCGGCAAAGCGCCGCGAACGCGTGCTCGATCTGCTCGGCTACGTCGGCCTGCCGGAGCCACAGAGTCTCTATCACGCCTATCCCTTCCAGCTCTCCGGTGGGCAGCGCCAGCGGGTGGTGATCGCCATCGCCCTGGCGCTGGAGCCGGCGTTGCTGATCGCCGACGAGCCGACTTCGGCGCTGGACGTCAGCACCCAGGCGCAGGTGCTCGACCTGCTACGACGCATCCGCCGCGAGAAAGGCATGGCGGTGCTGCTGATCACCCACGATTTCGCCGTGGTGGAGGCCATCGCCGACCGCGTGCTGGTGATGGAAAAGGGCCGCGTCGTCGAGCAGGGGACGCTGCGCCAGGTGCTGGATCATCCGCAGAACCCGTACACGCGCCAGCTGCTGGCTGCGCTGAATCCCGGTCAGCGCGGCCCACGCCGTTACGATGAGACCGCCGCGCCGCTGCTGGAGGTGGCCGGCCTGCACAAGTACTACGACAGCCGCCAGGGCCTCTGGCGCCGACGCCGGGTCACCGCGCTGGCGGATGCTTCGTTCAGCCTGCGCCCCGGTGAATGCCTGGGGATAGTCGGCGAGTCCGGCTCGGGCAAGACCACCCTGGGCCGTGCCCTGGTGCGTCTGCTGCGACCGGACGGCGGACGGATCCTGCTGCGCGGCCAGGACCTGGCATCGCTGTCCCAGCGTCGCCTGCGCCCGCTGCGCCAGCAAGTGCAGATGGTCTTCCAGGATCCATTTGCTTCGCTCAACCCGCGCCAGCGCGTTGGCCGGCAGATCATGGCCGGGCCGCTGGCCCATGGCGTTCCCGCCGCCGAAGCGGAGCGTCGCGCGCGGGAGCTGCTGCGTCAGGTCGGCTTGCCGGAGGCCGCCTTCGAGCGCTACCCGCGTGACTTCTCCGGCGGGCAGCGCCAGCGTATCGGCATCGCCCGCGCCTTGGCCTTGCAGCCCAAGGTGCTGGTGGCTGACGAGTGCGTATCGGCGCTGGACGCTCTGGTGCAGCAGCAGGTGCTGGAACTGCTGGAAAAGCTCCTGCGCGAACTGGGCCTGAGCCTGGTATTCATCACCCATGACCTGCAGGTGGCGGCGCGCCTGTGCGACCGCATCGCAGTCATGCAGGGCGGACGCATCGTCGAACTGGGCGATGCGCAGCAGGTGCTGTGTGCCCCGAGGCATGACTACACGCGTCGGCTGCTCGCCGCGCATCCGCTTCGCGACCTGGAGGAGCCCGCATGACGGCGCCGCGACAGATGGCGCTGGGCGCTTTCCTCATGGCCACCGGGCATCACCTGGCGGGTTGGCGGCATCCCCGCGCGCATGCCGGTGGCGGGTTGGATGTCGGGCATTACCAGGCCCTGGCGCGCACCGCCGAGCGCGGCTGCTTCGATGCGATCTTCCTCTCCGATACCCTGGCCATGCTGCCCGGAAGGCTGGATGCGCTGAGCCGCATGGCGCGCACCGAGCACTTCGAGCCGCTGACGCTGCTGGCGCATCTCGCCGTCAGCACCCGGTACATCGGGCTGGTGGCGACTGTCACTTCGTCCTACAACGATGCGGCGAACGTGGCGGATATCTTCGCCACCCTCGAATCCCTCAGCGGCGGACGCAGCGGCTGGAACCTGGTGACTTCGAGCAACGCCGAGGAGGCCGGCAATTTCGGCCGTGACCGTCACTTCGAGCATGCCTGCCGCTACCACATGGCCGAGGACTTCCTCCAGCGTGTTCGGGAACGCTGGGCCGCCCGTGGCGTGGCGCCGGTGCAGGTACTGGCCGGTGCTTCGGAGGCCGGCAAGGAGCTGGCGGCGCGGCAGGCCGAAGTGCTGTTCACCGCGCAGCCGGAACTGGCCGGCGCCCAGGCCTTTTACCGTGACATCAAGCTGCGGGTGGCGCGCCACGGCCGTGATCCGGACGCACTGAAGGTGATGCCCGGCGTGCTGCCGATCCTCGGCGCCAGCCGCGCGCAGGCCGATGAGCGCCGCGCGCAGCTGCAGGAACTGGTGCAGCCAGTGGTCGGGCTGTCGCTGCTGTCGGACGTGGCCGGTGGGTTCGACCTGTCGCGACTGCCGCTGGATGGCCCGCTGCCGGAGTTGCCGCCGACCGAGTCCGGCATCAGCCGCCAGCACCTGCTGCTGGAACTGGCTCGCCGTGAAGGCTTGAGCATTCGCCAGCTGTACCAGCACATGGCTGACGCCCGTGGCCATCGCGTGGTTGCTGGCACTGCCGCGGACATCGCCGACCAGTTGCAGGAGTGGTTCGAGTCCGGCGCGGCGGACGGTTTCAACATCATGCCGCCTTACCTGCCCGGCGGCCTCGACGATTTCGTTGCACAGGTGGTGCCCCAACTTCAGCGTCGCGGTCTGTTCCGTCGGCGCTACAGTGGCAAGACCCTGCGCGACCACCTGGGCCTGGCCCACAGCAAGGAGACTGCCGAACATGGCTGAACACTGGACGCAAGCACTGCCGCTGGTGCGCGGCGAGCGCGTGGAAATCCGCCCCGGCCGGCACATCAGCCTGGCGTACAGCAAGGGGCATCGTCACCCGCAGACCGTGGTGTTCTTCGCCCACGGGGGCGGTGGCAACAAGGACCAATGGCGCGAACAGTGGCGTGAGCTGGAGGCCGAAGGCTACAGCCTGGTGGCCTGGGACCTGCTCGGCCACGGCGCCAGCGACAAGCCGCGGCGCGCGGCGGACTACGCCTGGGATGAGCTGGTGGCCGATCAGGTGGCGGTGCTGCGGCGCCATGCCGGTGAGCGCAACATCCTCGCCGCACATTCGTTCGGCACCGGCCTCAGCGTCAGCAGCCTGCTGGCCTTGCAGGCCCAGGGGCAGGGCGCGCTGATCGACTCGGCGCTGCTGCTGGGCACCCAGCTCAGCCGCCCGCTCGGGCGCGGCGGCCTGCTGTCGCTGCCGGCGTGGCTGCTGGAGTGGTTCCGCCCGGTGTTGTCCAGGGGCTTCCGCGAACGCGCCTGGCACGCCGACGCCGATCCGGAACTGATCGACTACGAAGAACAATTGACCCGCAGCAACCGCCTTGATGTGTTCAAGGCACTGGTGAGCCAGGCCGAGTGGCTGCCGGAAAACGAGCTGGACCGTTTGCTGCTGCCGATCCGCATCCTCTCCGGCGACAGCGACGGGCTGACCCCCGCCGAGCGCGCTCGCGCCCTTCACGAGCGGCTTACCCGATCGCAGTTCGAGATACTGGAGAATTGCGGTCACCAGCTGATGCTGGAGAAGCCGCAGGTCGTCAACCACCACTTGCGCGAACTGCTCGCCGCCTCTTGATACGGACCTGTACTGACATGACCGATACGCGCCAGCAACTCACCCGGCAGATCATCGATGCCGGCCGTTTCCTCTACGGTCGTGGCTGGTCGCCGGCCACCAGCAGCAATTACTCGGCGCGCCTGGCCGCCGACCGTGCGCTGCTGACCGTTTCGGGCAAGCACAAGGGCCAGCTCGGCGAGGACGATGTGCTGGAGACCGATCTGGCCGGACACAGTCTCGAACCGGGCAAGAAGCCCTCGGCGGAAACCCTGCTGCACACCCAGCTCTACGCCTGGCGCCCGGAGATCGGCGCGGTGCTGCATACGCACTCGGTCAACGCCACGGTGCTGTCACGCCTCACTGCCGGTGACCGCCTGGAGCTGCAGGACTACGAATTGCAGAAGGCCTTTTCCGGGGTTACCACCCACGAGGGCCGAGTCACTGTGCCCATCTTCGACAACGACCAGGACATCGCCGGCCTGGCAGCCAAGGTGCAGCCCTGGCTGGACGCGCACCCGGATTGCCCCGGCTACCTGATTCGCGGTCATGGCCTGTACACCTGGGGCGCACACATGAGCGATGCGCTGCGCCAGGTGGAGGCGTTCGAGTTCCTGTTCGAGTGCGAGCTGAAGGTGCTGAGCCTGCGAGGCGCTCGAAGCTAGGACGATTCGACCTCGGCGGGGTGGAAGCCGACCACGCGGTTGCGTCCACCATTCTTTGCCTGGTAGAGCGCGCTGTCGGCAGATTGCAGCAGCTCGGCCCAGTTGGCCGGGCTGAAGCGCGAGGTGCTGGCCACGCCGATACTCAGGGTGAGTACGCCCAGCGGGCCGTGTTCGTGTGGTACGGCGAGCCCCTGCAGGCTGGCGCGGATTTGCTCGGCCAGCGCCAGGGCGTCGGCCTCTTCGCTGTCGCCCAGCAATACGACGAACTCCTCGCCGCCGAAGCGCGCCGCACAATCGGCTGGGCGCCGGGTCCACTCGGCGATCACCTGGGCCACGGTCCTGAGCGCCGCATCGCCGGCGGGGTGACCGTAGTGGTCGTTGTAGGCCTTGAACTTGTCGATATCCATGAGCATGACCGACAGCGCCGCACCGCTGCGCTGGTAACGCGACCACTCGTGGCCGGCGCGCAGGTCGAAGGCGCGGCGGTTGTTCAGCCCGGTCAGCGGATCGGTGCTGGCCGCCATCTGCAACTCGGCTTCCTTCCGGTCGCGCTGGCGCATCTGGCGCAGGGCGATCAGTGCCAGGCCGATCACCGTGCCATCCAGGGCGAGACCCAGCAGGGCGATCAATCCGCCGCGCCAGTACCAGTCCTCGTAGATCTCGCTGGAGGGCAGGGCCACGCTGAACACCAACGGGTAGCCCTCCACGGGGCGGAAGTCGTGCCAGCGTTTGACGCCGTCGCTGCCGCGGTCGAAGAAGGTTTCCTCGCCGCTGGCCAGGTAGTGTTCCAGCGCTCCGGCCAGGGTCCCGGTGGGCGGTGAGTCGGGCCAGCGTGCCAGCAACGTGCCGTCGCGCATGTGCAGGCTGACGGTGCCGCCTTCGCCCAGGTTGAGGCCGCTGAATAACTCGCGGAAGTAGCTCAGTTCCAGATTGGCGCCGACCACGCCGGCGAAACTGCCGTCCTCGTGCTCCAGGCGTCGGCTCAGGGCGATGCTGTTGCGGGCGTTGCTGGAGTAGGGAATGTAGGGGTGGCTGATGAGCAGCTCGTTTCCGCTCGCCTCGCGCTGCGCCTGGAAGTACTCGCGCCGGGACAGGTCGATACGCCCGGGGATTTCCTTGCCGAAGTTGAAGGTGGCTATGCCCTGGGCATTGGTGATGAACATCGAGCCCATGCCATGGGTCGGTGCGGTGTAGTCCTCGAGCAGCGATTGGCGTACCTCGCCGGAGAGTGCGCGCACCTCGGGCTCGGAATGGGCATGCACGACTGCTTTCAGGCTCATGTCGTAGAGGTCGAGATTGCGCTGGATATCGCGTTGCACCAGCAGGGCGATGTTGTGGCCATTGGCACTGGCGACTTCCAGCGCGTCGTGGCGCATTTCCAGGATGGCCCAGAGCGACAGGGCGCTGATGGCGGCAGTCAGGCCCAGGCTGCTGGCCAGGATGGTGCTGGAGCGGTGGATCGGCATGCCGGTGTCCATACGAAGGCGCAAGAAGAGGCGGCCGCGCGGCAGCGCGTGCCTCAAGGCATATAGCAGCAATCTGCCGGGTTGTCCGGGCACCGGCGCGGGCATGCAGCGTTTTTCGGGCCAAAAAAAATGCTGCCTGGAACAGGCAGCATTCATGGGTCACGCACCATTGGTGACTGGGTTCAGTCTGCCGGCGCGAGATTAAGCTTTGATGAAGGCGCGATCCTCAGTATGTAGCGCGCACGGTCAGCATGAAGTTGCGCGGGTCGCCGTAGACGTTGCCGTAGGTCGAGGTTCCGACCGTCTGGTAGTACTTCTTGTCGAACAGGTTGTTGCCGTTGAGTGCGACGTTCCAGTGTTCATCGAGCTGGTAGTCGACCAGGGCGTTCCACACCGCGTAGCCGCTTTGCTGGTAGTCGAACGGCACGTTGCTCTGCACCACGTTGCCATTGCCGTCATAGGTGGAGGCGGTGCCGCTGACCTTGGTCGCGCTCTGGATATCGACGCCGCCGCCGACGCGGAACTTCGACCAGTCGCCCGGCAGGCGGTAGGTGGTGAACAGCTTGGCCATGTGCTTGGGCGTGACGGTGCTCAGCTGGCCCCCGGCGGTGCGGTTCTTGTTGAGGTTGAGGGTGTAGCTGGCCATCAGCATCCAGTCCGGCAGCAGCTCGCCGGAGATTTCCATGTCGACGCCCTTGCTGGTCACCTCGCCGCCGTTGACGTAGCAGCAGTTGCCGCCGAACAGCACGGAAGTGGCTTCGTACTGTGGGTCCAGCACGGCCTGGTCTTCACGCTTGGTGTAGTAGAGCGCCACGCTGGTGTTCACTGTGCCGCCCAGCAGCTCGCCCTTCAGGCCGGTTTCGTAGGTCTTGCCGGTCATGGGGTCGAGGGTGCTGCCGCTGCCCAGCGGGCCGGCCATGAGGTTCTGCTGCGGCTTGAAGATTTCCGCATAGCTGGCGTAGGCAGCCCATTCGTCGGTGAGGTCGTAGACGATGCCGCCGAAGGGCGTGGTCCTGGTCGGCTCGCGCATGTCCACACGCGACTGCACGCCCCACACACCATTAGCCAGGCTCTGGTAGGTCTGGTCGAACTTGTAGCGCTGCACCCGCGCGCCGAGGATCAGGTGCAGAGGGTCGGCCAGCTGCAGGCGCAGGCTGGAGTAGAGGCCGTACTGGGTCTGGCTATTGGGGCTGTAGTCGCGGGTAACGTCCGGACGCACGCCGGGGTCGGTCCAGGGTGTGGAGTTCGGGTCGAACACGTCCACCGCGCCGCCGGCGCTGGCAAAGCGCGGCGTGCCCTGCCAGCGGCTGTCGATGTCCTGGTAGTCGCCGCCGACGGTCAGCTGGTGGTTCAGGCCGAACAGGCTGAAGTTGCCCGAGACGTTGGCGTCCCAGAGGTCCTGCTCGCTCCACTGGGTGATCCAGGTGCCGTAGCGGGTGACGCCGGCGCCGGTCACCGGGTTCACCGAGCCCAGGGTGGTGGCGTTGTTGGTCTCGATGGTGTCGTAGATGTTGGTGTAGCTGAGGTTGAGTTTCCAGTCGTCGTTCAGGCGATGGTCGAGCTTGGCGAAGTATTCGCGGGAGAAACCGTCGGCGTAGGCCCAGGTGGTGGACAGCCCGGTATGCCGCGGCAGGCCCAGGTCGACGCCGTTGCTGTAGCGCGGCACGGCATTGGCGGTGCCAGTCTCGTGGACCTTGTTGAAGCGCAGGCCGGCGGTGAGCATGGTGTCATCGGTGACGTCGGCTTCCAGCACGCCGTAGAAGATCGGCTTGTCGGTGGCGCGGTTGTCTGTGAAGTACTGGCGGTCCTGGTAGGCCACTACCGCGCGCCCGCGCAGCTTGCCGTCGAAGCCCAGCGGGCCGGTGACGTCGAGCTCGCTGCGGTAGTTGTCCCAGCTGCCGGCGGAGGCGCTGAACTTGAGCTGGTAGGTGTCCAGCGGGCGCTTGCGCACCAGGTTGATGATGCCGCCAGGGTCGCCGGTGCCGCCGAACAGCGCGGAGCTGCCGCGCAGCACTTCGACATGGTCGAACTCGGCCATGTCGTAGACGTTGGAGGAGTAGAACGAGCCGGCGGTGGTGCCCAGCGCCATGGGCGCGGCGCCGTCGAGCTGGATGTTCTGGATGGCGAAGCCGCGCGAGTAGAAGTCCTGGATGCGGAAGGTGTTGCTCTGCACGGTGACGCCCGGCACCGCCTTCATGGCGTCGTTGAGGTCGGCGATCTGGCGGTCGTCCATCAACTGGCGAGTGAGCACCGAGATCGATTGCGGGGTTTCCTTCAGCGAGGTCGGGGTCTTCGAGCCGACGCTGGTCAGGCCCGGCGTGTAGCTGCCGGAGTTCTCGGTGGCCTGGCCCATGCCCTGGCC harbors:
- a CDS encoding dipeptide ABC transporter ATP-binding protein, which encodes MSGKLLEVRDLRIDLPAGGDRASAVSELSVDLSAGEVLCVVGESGSGKSMLANAILRLLPAYLKPVAGSIRFRGEDLARRSDEGMRELRGKDIAMVFQEPMSALNPLLSIGRQIDESLRAHGVAPAAKRRERVLDLLGYVGLPEPQSLYHAYPFQLSGGQRQRVVIAIALALEPALLIADEPTSALDVSTQAQVLDLLRRIRREKGMAVLLITHDFAVVEAIADRVLVMEKGRVVEQGTLRQVLDHPQNPYTRQLLAALNPGQRGPRRYDETAAPLLEVAGLHKYYDSRQGLWRRRRVTALADASFSLRPGECLGIVGESGSGKTTLGRALVRLLRPDGGRILLRGQDLASLSQRRLRPLRQQVQMVFQDPFASLNPRQRVGRQIMAGPLAHGVPAAEAERRARELLRQVGLPEAAFERYPRDFSGGQRQRIGIARALALQPKVLVADECVSALDALVQQQVLELLEKLLRELGLSLVFITHDLQVAARLCDRIAVMQGGRIVELGDAQQVLCAPRHDYTRRLLAAHPLRDLEEPA
- a CDS encoding sensor domain-containing diguanylate cyclase — protein: MPIHRSSTILASSLGLTAAISALSLWAILEMRHDALEVASANGHNIALLVQRDIQRNLDLYDMSLKAVVHAHSEPEVRALSGEVRQSLLEDYTAPTHGMGSMFITNAQGIATFNFGKEIPGRIDLSRREYFQAQREASGNELLISHPYIPYSSNARNSIALSRRLEHEDGSFAGVVGANLELSYFRELFSGLNLGEGGTVSLHMRDGTLLARWPDSPPTGTLAGALEHYLASGEETFFDRGSDGVKRWHDFRPVEGYPLVFSVALPSSEIYEDWYWRGGLIALLGLALDGTVIGLALIALRQMRQRDRKEAELQMAASTDPLTGLNNRRAFDLRAGHEWSRYQRSGAALSVMLMDIDKFKAYNDHYGHPAGDAALRTVAQVIAEWTRRPADCAARFGGEEFVVLLGDSEEADALALAEQIRASLQGLAVPHEHGPLGVLTLSIGVASTSRFSPANWAELLQSADSALYQAKNGGRNRVVGFHPAEVESS
- a CDS encoding methylthioribulose 1-phosphate dehydratase, producing MTDTRQQLTRQIIDAGRFLYGRGWSPATSSNYSARLAADRALLTVSGKHKGQLGEDDVLETDLAGHSLEPGKKPSAETLLHTQLYAWRPEIGAVLHTHSVNATVLSRLTAGDRLELQDYELQKAFSGVTTHEGRVTVPIFDNDQDIAGLAAKVQPWLDAHPDCPGYLIRGHGLYTWGAHMSDALRQVEAFEFLFECELKVLSLRGARS
- a CDS encoding alpha/beta fold hydrolase, with amino-acid sequence MAEHWTQALPLVRGERVEIRPGRHISLAYSKGHRHPQTVVFFAHGGGGNKDQWREQWRELEAEGYSLVAWDLLGHGASDKPRRAADYAWDELVADQVAVLRRHAGERNILAAHSFGTGLSVSSLLALQAQGQGALIDSALLLGTQLSRPLGRGGLLSLPAWLLEWFRPVLSRGFRERAWHADADPELIDYEEQLTRSNRLDVFKALVSQAEWLPENELDRLLLPIRILSGDSDGLTPAERARALHERLTRSQFEILENCGHQLMLEKPQVVNHHLRELLAAS
- a CDS encoding LLM class flavin-dependent oxidoreductase, with translation MTAPRQMALGAFLMATGHHLAGWRHPRAHAGGGLDVGHYQALARTAERGCFDAIFLSDTLAMLPGRLDALSRMARTEHFEPLTLLAHLAVSTRYIGLVATVTSSYNDAANVADIFATLESLSGGRSGWNLVTSSNAEEAGNFGRDRHFEHACRYHMAEDFLQRVRERWAARGVAPVQVLAGASEAGKELAARQAEVLFTAQPELAGAQAFYRDIKLRVARHGRDPDALKVMPGVLPILGASRAQADERRAQLQELVQPVVGLSLLSDVAGGFDLSRLPLDGPLPELPPTESGISRQHLLLELARREGLSIRQLYQHMADARGHRVVAGTAADIADQLQEWFESGAADGFNIMPPYLPGGLDDFVAQVVPQLQRRGLFRRRYSGKTLRDHLGLAHSKETAEHG
- a CDS encoding TonB-dependent siderophore receptor — its product is MSRQDQHFPSKKHPLFLAIALSLATVGPLSAPSTAIAEQAQRQNFDIPAGPLARQLNELAAQTGLLLATDAQLTRDRQSQAVRGHYSAEEALDLMLMGSGLAAQRNGNRYQLVLIPQDDAALEMSDTTIMGQGMGQATENSGSYTPGLTSVGSKTPTSLKETPQSISVLTRQLMDDRQIADLNDAMKAVPGVTVQSNTFRIQDFYSRGFAIQNIQLDGAAPMALGTTAGSFYSSNVYDMAEFDHVEVLRGSSALFGGTGDPGGIINLVRKRPLDTYQLKFSASAGSWDNYRSELDVTGPLGFDGKLRGRAVVAYQDRQYFTDNRATDKPIFYGVLEADVTDDTMLTAGLRFNKVHETGTANAVPRYSNGVDLGLPRHTGLSTTWAYADGFSREYFAKLDHRLNDDWKLNLSYTNIYDTIETNNATTLGSVNPVTGAGVTRYGTWITQWSEQDLWDANVSGNFSLFGLNHQLTVGGDYQDIDSRWQGTPRFASAGGAVDVFDPNSTPWTDPGVRPDVTRDYSPNSQTQYGLYSSLRLQLADPLHLILGARVQRYKFDQTYQSLANGVWGVQSRVDMREPTRTTPFGGIVYDLTDEWAAYASYAEIFKPQQNLMAGPLGSGSTLDPMTGKTYETGLKGELLGGTVNTSVALYYTKREDQAVLDPQYEATSVLFGGNCCYVNGGEVTSKGVDMEISGELLPDWMLMASYTLNLNKNRTAGGQLSTVTPKHMAKLFTTYRLPGDWSKFRVGGGVDIQSATKVSGTASTYDGNGNVVQSNVPFDYQQSGYAVWNALVDYQLDEHWNVALNGNNLFDKKYYQTVGTSTYGNVYGDPRNFMLTVRATY